The following proteins are co-located in the Apium graveolens cultivar Ventura chromosome 5, ASM990537v1, whole genome shotgun sequence genome:
- the LOC141659074 gene encoding uncharacterized protein At2g33490 isoform X2 gives MKNSLKKLRGLASTAIPRHHHHLRQPRSILDDVTQASQDMQDMRDCYDSLLAAAAATANSAYEFSESLREMGDCLLEKTALNEDEESGKVLLMLGKVQFIIQNLVDRYRSHIFQTITIPSESLLNELRIVEDMKKQCDEKRMVYEDMIPKSRGKGRSRSDKGDSFSVRELQAAQDEYDEEASMFVFRMKSLKGGQSRSLLTQASRHHAAQMSFFKKASKSLEAIDPHVESVTARHHIAYHFDGLKDEDDFSGGDDLDEDYTDDTDDDSESRDDNDLSFDHGHSNDGHDNSITKDSMELDNVEITFPKVPTVEAAKENLYRKPGEYSLLRRNVDPSSKSAPLLIGKDSDPAERYIPARQTSTRKFSTYVLPTPDETKSQVSLRSDAQTPKGGVSVSGGTVSSWHSSPLEHKRSDKVLGNENLSPGFSKTQSVLKDSNSNTRPIRSPPHLAEGLLTNLDRHGDTKKVRRQAFSGPLMGKSWSSRSNTSTSGPISSTGNAPLFSGSLMRTPLPKPSSPALASGVSPTFTSSPKISELHELPRPPPHIKLKGTANISHSSPLLPKGQELSGTNKLTPSNASTLPKPPQAFNRSYSIPSRGQREKEPHDPKNLESPNFKMTEDIVSPHVKSISLSHS, from the exons atgaaaAATTCACTCAAGAAATTAAGAGGTTTGGCTTCCACTGCTATTCCCCGTCATCACCACCATCTCCGTCAACCCCGTTCTATACTAGATGACGTCACCCAGGCTTCTCAG GACATGCAAGATATGAGGGATTGCTATGACAGCTTATTAGCTGCTGCAGCAGCCACTGCTAATAGTGCTTATG AATTCTCAGAATCACTAAGAGAAATGGGAGATTGCCTTCTTGAAAAAACTGCACTGAATGAGGATGAGGAAAGTG GTAAAGTGTTGTTGATGCTGGGAAAAGTTCAGTTTATTATCCAGAATCTTGTTGATCGCTAT CGTTCCCATATATTCCAGACAATCACCATCCCATCAGAGTCCCTTCTTAATGAATTACGCATTGTTGAG GACATGAAGAAACAGTGTGATGAGAAAAG AATGGTATATGAAGACATGATACCAAAAAGCAGGGGGAAAGGGAGGTCGAGAAGCGATAAAGGGGATAGCTTTTCTGTCCGTGAACTGCAAGCAGCTCAAGATGAATATGACGAGGAGGCTAGTATGTTCGTTTTTCGTATGAAATCTCTTAAAGGTGGACAATCCCGAAGTCTTTTAACGCAGGCATCTCGGCACCATGCTGCTCAG ATGTCTTTTTTCAAAAAGGCTTCTAAATCTCTCGAAGCAATTGATCCTCATGTTGAATCTGTCACTGCACGACATCATATTGCGTACCACTTCGATGGACTAAAAGACGAGGATGATTTTAGTGGCGGTGATGATCTTGACGAGGACTATACTGATGACACCGACGATGACTCTGAAAGCCGCGATGATAATGATCTTAGTTTTGATCATGGACATTCTAATGATGGTCATGATAATTCTATAACAAAAGACTCCATGGAG TTGGACAACGTGGAGATTACATTTCCAAAAGTTCCCACAGTTGAAGCAGCAAAG GAAAACCTATATAGAAAACCCGGTGAATACTCTCTCCTTCGTAGAAATGTTGATCCAAGCAGCAAATCAGCCCCGCTTTTGATTGGGAAGGATTCTGACCCTGCTGAAAGATATATACCCGCACGGCAAACTTCCACACGGAAGTTCTCCACCTATGTGCTGCCCACACCTGACGAGACAAAGAGTCAAGTTTCATTACGATCAGATGCACAAACACCTAAAGGAGGAGTAAGTGTAAGCGGAGGTACAGTTAGTTCTTGGCATTCATCACCTTTGGAGCACAAAAGAAGTGATAAAGTATTAGGAAATGAGAACTTAAGTCCAGGTTTCTCGAAAACGCAGTCAGTACTGAAAGATAGCAACAGCAATACTAGACCAATTCGATCACCACCTCATTTGGCAGAGGGACTCTTGACGAATCTCGATCGTCACGGAGACACCAAAAAAGTTAGAAGGCAAGCTTTCTCTGGTCCATTGATGGGCAAGTCGTGGTCAAGCAGGTCTAATACATCTACTAGCGGTCCAATTTCCTCAACAGGAAATGCTCCCCTGTTTTCTGGATCACTAATGCGCACTCCACTGCCGAAGCCATCATCCCCAGCATTAGCATCAGGTGTCTCGCCAACTTTCACATCGTCGCCAAAGATAAGTGAACTACATGAGCTTCCTAGACCCCCTCCGCATATTAAATTAAAGGGGACTGCAAATATAAGTCATTCTAGTCCCTTGCTACCCAAAGGTCAGGAACTCTCTGGCACAAATAAACTGACACCGTCAAATGCATCCACACTTCCAAAGCCTCCGCAAGCCTTCAACCGCAGTTACTCAATACCTTCTAGAGGTCAAAGGGAAAAAGAGCCGCATGACCCAAAAAATTTGGAATCTCCGAATTTCAAGATGACCGAGGATATCGTTTCGCCTCATGTTAAATCAATTTCTTTATCACACAGTTAG
- the LOC141659074 gene encoding uncharacterized protein At2g33490 isoform X1, whose protein sequence is MKNSLKKLRGLASTAIPRHHHHLRQPRSILDDVTQASQDMQDMRDCYDSLLAAAAATANSAYEFSESLREMGDCLLEKTALNEDEESGKVLLMLGKVQFIIQNLVDRYRSHIFQTITIPSESLLNELRIVEDMKKQCDEKRMVYEDMIPKSRGKGRSRSDKGDSFSVRELQAAQDEYDEEASMFVFRMKSLKGGQSRSLLTQASRHHAAQMSFFKKASKSLEAIDPHVESVTARHHIAYHFDGLKDEDDFSGGDDLDEDYTDDTDDDSESRDDNDLSFDHGHSNDGHDNSITKDSMELDNVEITFPKVPTVEAAKQENLYRKPGEYSLLRRNVDPSSKSAPLLIGKDSDPAERYIPARQTSTRKFSTYVLPTPDETKSQVSLRSDAQTPKGGVSVSGGTVSSWHSSPLEHKRSDKVLGNENLSPGFSKTQSVLKDSNSNTRPIRSPPHLAEGLLTNLDRHGDTKKVRRQAFSGPLMGKSWSSRSNTSTSGPISSTGNAPLFSGSLMRTPLPKPSSPALASGVSPTFTSSPKISELHELPRPPPHIKLKGTANISHSSPLLPKGQELSGTNKLTPSNASTLPKPPQAFNRSYSIPSRGQREKEPHDPKNLESPNFKMTEDIVSPHVKSISLSHS, encoded by the exons atgaaaAATTCACTCAAGAAATTAAGAGGTTTGGCTTCCACTGCTATTCCCCGTCATCACCACCATCTCCGTCAACCCCGTTCTATACTAGATGACGTCACCCAGGCTTCTCAG GACATGCAAGATATGAGGGATTGCTATGACAGCTTATTAGCTGCTGCAGCAGCCACTGCTAATAGTGCTTATG AATTCTCAGAATCACTAAGAGAAATGGGAGATTGCCTTCTTGAAAAAACTGCACTGAATGAGGATGAGGAAAGTG GTAAAGTGTTGTTGATGCTGGGAAAAGTTCAGTTTATTATCCAGAATCTTGTTGATCGCTAT CGTTCCCATATATTCCAGACAATCACCATCCCATCAGAGTCCCTTCTTAATGAATTACGCATTGTTGAG GACATGAAGAAACAGTGTGATGAGAAAAG AATGGTATATGAAGACATGATACCAAAAAGCAGGGGGAAAGGGAGGTCGAGAAGCGATAAAGGGGATAGCTTTTCTGTCCGTGAACTGCAAGCAGCTCAAGATGAATATGACGAGGAGGCTAGTATGTTCGTTTTTCGTATGAAATCTCTTAAAGGTGGACAATCCCGAAGTCTTTTAACGCAGGCATCTCGGCACCATGCTGCTCAG ATGTCTTTTTTCAAAAAGGCTTCTAAATCTCTCGAAGCAATTGATCCTCATGTTGAATCTGTCACTGCACGACATCATATTGCGTACCACTTCGATGGACTAAAAGACGAGGATGATTTTAGTGGCGGTGATGATCTTGACGAGGACTATACTGATGACACCGACGATGACTCTGAAAGCCGCGATGATAATGATCTTAGTTTTGATCATGGACATTCTAATGATGGTCATGATAATTCTATAACAAAAGACTCCATGGAG TTGGACAACGTGGAGATTACATTTCCAAAAGTTCCCACAGTTGAAGCAGCAAAG CAGGAAAACCTATATAGAAAACCCGGTGAATACTCTCTCCTTCGTAGAAATGTTGATCCAAGCAGCAAATCAGCCCCGCTTTTGATTGGGAAGGATTCTGACCCTGCTGAAAGATATATACCCGCACGGCAAACTTCCACACGGAAGTTCTCCACCTATGTGCTGCCCACACCTGACGAGACAAAGAGTCAAGTTTCATTACGATCAGATGCACAAACACCTAAAGGAGGAGTAAGTGTAAGCGGAGGTACAGTTAGTTCTTGGCATTCATCACCTTTGGAGCACAAAAGAAGTGATAAAGTATTAGGAAATGAGAACTTAAGTCCAGGTTTCTCGAAAACGCAGTCAGTACTGAAAGATAGCAACAGCAATACTAGACCAATTCGATCACCACCTCATTTGGCAGAGGGACTCTTGACGAATCTCGATCGTCACGGAGACACCAAAAAAGTTAGAAGGCAAGCTTTCTCTGGTCCATTGATGGGCAAGTCGTGGTCAAGCAGGTCTAATACATCTACTAGCGGTCCAATTTCCTCAACAGGAAATGCTCCCCTGTTTTCTGGATCACTAATGCGCACTCCACTGCCGAAGCCATCATCCCCAGCATTAGCATCAGGTGTCTCGCCAACTTTCACATCGTCGCCAAAGATAAGTGAACTACATGAGCTTCCTAGACCCCCTCCGCATATTAAATTAAAGGGGACTGCAAATATAAGTCATTCTAGTCCCTTGCTACCCAAAGGTCAGGAACTCTCTGGCACAAATAAACTGACACCGTCAAATGCATCCACACTTCCAAAGCCTCCGCAAGCCTTCAACCGCAGTTACTCAATACCTTCTAGAGGTCAAAGGGAAAAAGAGCCGCATGACCCAAAAAATTTGGAATCTCCGAATTTCAAGATGACCGAGGATATCGTTTCGCCTCATGTTAAATCAATTTCTTTATCACACAGTTAG
- the LOC141659075 gene encoding zinc finger protein CONSTANS-LIKE 15-like, producing MGGAGGGGGGVGCDHCNSEAAALYCRADSAKLCVMCDQHVHSANPLSLKHIRSQICDNCHSQPVSFLCVSDNLFLCQDCDSDAHSSINHNRLPVDGFTGCPSPSQLASHLGLHHFTKLLHQSTNQYQYDDEEEEEEEEEDVGDQFMVPNKSTMFPQVSTSLPQSSDTSLSCGKQKHIVLKQLIRLFHTQQHQHFQTHKEEDEEEDARRKRKRRLMSTVNDIDEEESNSLLLTQSLAQQQQLPFTSLLLQQLSTSTSTSTSQLDVMNEVDQAGFEPAEGGQMLWNTHPSDQGTQIWDFNLGCLRGSGPLESAEGANDAGFTMRSYNELLTEASLDDTKGMRDIYGINCSTELENLVAFKNDGNNPAAGRTSSESNSLPIARESSSSGFGIPNYCGGAADVQYMRQMMKCENTTPAKTKTDLELMAKNRGNAMLRYKEKKKTRRYDKHIRYESRKARADTRKRVKGRFVKASEAPVS from the exons ATGGGCGGTGccggtggtggtggtggtggcgTGGGGTGCGATCACTGTAATTCGGAGGCGGCGGCGTTGTATTGCAGAGCAGACTCAGCAAAGCTATGTGTAATGTGCGATCAACATGTCCACTCTGCTAATCCACTCTCTCTCAAACACATCCGCTCTCAGATCTGCGATAATTGTCATTCCCAACCTGTTTCCTTTCTTTGTGTTTCCGACAATCTGTTTCTCTGTCAAGACTGTGATTCAGATGCACACTCTTCAATTAATCATAATCGTTTACCTGTTGATGGTTTCACTGGCTGTCCTTCTCCTTCTCAGCTCGCTTCTCACTTGGGTCTCCATCACTTTACTAAATTATTACATCAGAGTACCAATCAGTACCAgtatgatgatgaggaggaggaggaggaggaggaggaggatgTTGGTGATCAGTTCATGGTGCCTAATAAAAGTACTATGTTTCCGCAAGTTTCTACTTCCCTGCCCCAATCCTCGGATACATCATTATCCTGTGGGAAGCAGAAGCATATCGTTCTCAAACAATTGATTCGTCTCTTCCACACACAACAACACCAACATTTTCAGACCCACAAGGAGGAGGACGAGGAGGAGGATGCGCGACGGAAGAGGAAGAGGAGGTTAATGAGTACTGTCAATGACATCGATGAGGAGGAGTCTAATTCCTTGTTATTAACTCAATCCTTAGCTCAACAACAACAACTTCCATTTACCTCTTTGCTGTTGCAACAGCTGAGTACTAGTACTAGTACTAGTACTAGTCAATTGGATGTAATGAATGAGGTTGATCAGGCTGGTTTTGAGCCCGCCGAAGGCGGCCAAATGTTGTGGAATACTCATCCCTCTGATCAGGGCACTCAG ATTTGGGATTTTAATCTTGGATGTTTAAGGGGTTCTGGTCCGCTAGAATCGGCTGAAGGTGCAAATGATGCAGGTTTTACAATGAGAAGCTACAATGAACTTTTAACGGAAGCTTCCTTGGATGATACAAAGGGGATGAGAGATATCTATGGAATTAATTGTTCTACGGAGCTTGAGAATCTTGTTGCCTTTAAG AATGACGGAAATAACCCAGCAGCTGGGCGAACATCATCTGAGAGCAACAGTTTACCGATTGCAAGGGAATCATCAAGCTCGGGTTTTGGTATTCCCAATTACTGTGGTGGCGCTGCAGATGTTCAATATATGCGACAGATGATGAAATGTGAAAATACAACACCAGCAAAAACAAAGACTGATTTAGAGTTAATGGCGAAGAACAGAGGTAATGCAATGCTTAGGTACAAGGAGAAAAAGAAAACAAGAAG ATATGATAAGCACATCCGATACGAATCGAGAAAGGCAAGAGCTGATACTAGAAAGCGTGTGAAGGGTAGATTTGTCAAGGCCAGTGAAGCCCCAGTCTCCTAA